The following coding sequences are from one Syngnathus acus chromosome 12, fSynAcu1.2, whole genome shotgun sequence window:
- the LOC119131651 gene encoding transmembrane protein 250 isoform X2, giving the protein MPVIPIPRRVRSFHGPHTKLVRSKYNNFELYVRSRCIYSFLRFLLYFGCSLLTSLLWVALSALFLAQYIGVRVLLRLQYKLSVILFLLGHRRLDFAAVNDLIIYSMQITMFMVGGLGWCFMVFVDM; this is encoded by the exons ATGCCTGTGATCCCCATCCCTCGGCGGGTGCGCAGCTTTCATGGCCCCCACAC CAAGCTGGTGCGCAGCAAGTACAACAACTTTGAGCTTTACGTGCGCTCGCGCTGCATCTACAGCTTCCTGCGCTTCCTGCTCTACTTTGGCTGCAGCCTGCTCACCTCTCTCCTGTGGGTGGCGCTGTCGGCGCTATTCCTCGCGCAGTATATAGGCGTGCGCGTCCTCCTACGCCTGCAATACAAGCTGTCCGTCATCCTCTTCCTGCTTGGCCATCGGCGCTTGGACTTTGCCGCCGTCAACGACCTGATTATTTACAGCATGCAGATCACCATGTTCATGGTGGGCGGGCTGGGATGGTGCTTCATGGTGTTTGTGGACATGTAG
- the LOC119131651 gene encoding transmembrane protein 250 isoform X1, with translation MPVIPIPRRVRSFHGPHTTCMHSACGPAHTTKLVRSKYNNFELYVRSRCIYSFLRFLLYFGCSLLTSLLWVALSALFLAQYIGVRVLLRLQYKLSVILFLLGHRRLDFAAVNDLIIYSMQITMFMVGGLGWCFMVFVDM, from the coding sequence ATGCCTGTGATCCCCATCCCTCGGCGGGTGCGCAGCTTTCATGGCCCCCACACCACCTGCATGCACTCGGCGTGCGGCCCGGCGCACACCACCAAGCTGGTGCGCAGCAAGTACAACAACTTTGAGCTTTACGTGCGCTCGCGCTGCATCTACAGCTTCCTGCGCTTCCTGCTCTACTTTGGCTGCAGCCTGCTCACCTCTCTCCTGTGGGTGGCGCTGTCGGCGCTATTCCTCGCGCAGTATATAGGCGTGCGCGTCCTCCTACGCCTGCAATACAAGCTGTCCGTCATCCTCTTCCTGCTTGGCCATCGGCGCTTGGACTTTGCCGCCGTCAACGACCTGATTATTTACAGCATGCAGATCACCATGTTCATGGTGGGCGGGCTGGGATGGTGCTTCATGGTGTTTGTGGACATGTAG